From the Theobroma cacao cultivar B97-61/B2 chromosome 2, Criollo_cocoa_genome_V2, whole genome shotgun sequence genome, one window contains:
- the LOC18608512 gene encoding uncharacterized protein LOC18608512 isoform X1 — protein MYARRIWGRSQRWGLVFQQWKHVIRPHFQDHACYRSLNGPYAVGTGCRDGSLIRKNLSDSSYARGSASAFTYTGLYGRSAPCFSNHQLRVYSSKGDGRNASEDNYRPVNDGVNFDKGKTWREKVGENVKPCDAHAQLGEQDQKEWLSNEKLSIESKKKESPFLTRREKFKNEFLRRIVPWEKIHVSWETFPYYIHENTKNILVECVASHLKHKNLTTSYGARLASSSGRILLQSVPGTELYRERLVRALARELQVPFLVLDSSVLAPYDFGDDCSSESESDDDNLESAVECTSESEIEDENDASNEEDWTSSNETRTDCSDVDEVQATAEAALKKLVPYNLEEFEKRVSGESESSSESSKSEAGESADKSKWLLKKGDRVKYIGPDVQIEADRRIILGKIPTSDGPTNVYTSIRGRPLASGQRGEVYEVDGDRVAVILDISSNNKAKEEEKDEKSTKNSTSPPVYWIDVKDIEHDRDTQAEDCYIAMEALCEVLHSMQPLIVYFQDSSQWLSRAVPKSNRKEFVCRVREMFDNLSGPVVLICGQNKVETGSKEKEKFTMILPNFGRLAKLPLPLKRLTEGLKVTKRSDDDELYKLFTNVLCIHPPKEEDLLRIFNKQLDEDRRIVISRSNLNELHKVLEENEQSCLDLLHANTDGVILTKRKAEKVVGWAKNHYLSSCTLPSIRGERLCLPRESVEIAVLRLKEQETISRKPAQNLKNLAKDDYESNFVSAVVPPGEVGVKFDDIGALEDVKKALNELVILPMRRPELFSHGNLLRPCKGILLFGPPGTGKTLLAKALATEAGANFISITGSTLTSKWFGDAEKLTKALFSFASKLAPVIIFVDEVDSLLGARGGSFEHEATRRMRNEFMAAWDGLRSKDSQRILILGATNRPFDLDDAVIRRLPRRVYVDLPDAGNRKKILKIFLAQENLGPNFSLDELANATEGYSGSDLKNLCIAAAYRPVQELLEEEKKGGKNDAAALLRPLNVDDFIQSKAKVGPSVAYDATSMNELRKWNEQYGEGGSRRKSPFGF, from the exons ATGTATGCTAGAAGAATATGGGGTAGAAGCCAGAGATGGGGTTTAGTGTTTCAACAGTGGAAACATGTAATTAGGCCACATTTCCAGGATCATGCTTGTTATCGATCTTTGAATGGCCCATATGCAGTGGGGACTGGTTGTCGGGATGGTAGTTTGATTAGAAAAAATCTTTCGGATTCATCTTATGCCCGAGGTAGTGCTTCTGCGTTTACATATACGGGATTGTATGGAAGGTCTGCTCCATGTTTTAGTAACCATCAGTTACGTGTGTATAGTTCCAAAGGTGATGGAAGGAATGCTAGTGAGGATAATTATAGACCTGTGAATGATGGGGTTAACTTTGATAAAGGAAAGACTTGGCGGGAAAAGGTCGGGGAGAATGTGAAGCCTTGTGATGCACATGCTCAGCTTGGGGAACAGGATCAAAAGGAATGGCTCAGTAATGAAAAGCTTTCTATAGAGAGTAAGAAGAAGGAATCACCATTTTTGACCAGACGTGAGAAGTTTAAAAATGAGTTCTTGCGCAGGATTGTGCCTTGGGAGAAAATACATGTTTCTTGGGAAACATTTCCCTATTACATTCA TGAGAataccaaaaatattttggttgaATGTGTTGCTTCCCAtttgaaacataaaaatttaactacTTCTTATGGTGCTCGATTGGCATCTTCAAGTGGGAGGATATTGCTTCAGAGTGTTCCAG GCACTGAACTTTATCGCGAGAGATTAGTTAGGGCACTAGCACGAGAGTTACAAGTGCCATTTTTGGTGCTTGATAGCAGTGTTCTTGCTCCATAT gATTTTGGTGATGATTGCTCGTCTGAGTCTGAATCAGATGATGATAACCTGGAATCTGCAGTAGAGTGTACTTCAGAGTCAGAGATTGAGGATGAGAATGATGCAAGTAATGAGGAAGACTGGACAAGCAGCAATGAGACAAGAACAGACTGTAGTGATGTGGATGAAGTGCAGGCAACTGCTGAAGCAGCCCTTAAGAAACTTGTCCCCTACAACcttgaagagtttgagaag AGGGTATCTGGAGAATCTGAGAGTTCCTCTGAATCTTCAAAGTCTGAGGCTGGTGAATCTGCTGATAAATCCAAGTGGCTGCTTAAGAAAG GGGACCGGGTGAAGTATATTGGACCTGATGTGCAGATTGAAGCTGACAGAAG GATCATTTTGGGGAAGATACCAACATCTGATGGTCCAACTAATGTTTATACAAGTATTCGAGGCAG ACCATTAGCTAGTGGTCAACGTGGGGAGGTATATGAGGTGGATGGAGACAGAGTTGCTGTCATTTTGGACATTAGTAGCAATAACaaagcaaaagaagaagaaaaggatgAGAAATCCACGAAGAATTCTACAAGCCCACCAGTTTATTGGATAGATG TTAAGGACATTGAGCATGATCGTGATACTCAGGCAGAGGACTGCTACATTGCCATGGAAGCTTTATGCGAG GTTTTGCATTCCATGCAACCTCTTATTGTATATTTTCAAGATTCTTCACAATGGTTGTCTAGGGCGGTTCCCAAGTCAAATCGTAAGGAGTTTGTCTGCAGGGTTCGTGAAATGTTTGACAACTTATCTGGTCCTGTTGTTTTGATTTGCGGGCAGAACAAAGTTGAAACAGGCTcaaaggagaaagagaaattt ACGATGATACTCCCAAATTTTGGTCGCCTTGCAAAACTG CCTCTCCCTTTGAAGCGCCTTACTGAGGGACTTAAAGTGACCAAGAGGTCGGATGATGATGAACTATATAAGCTCTTCACTAATGTTTTGTGTATTCATCCTCCTAAG GAGGAAGATCTCCTTAGAATATTTAATAAACAACTTGACGAGGACCGGCGAATTGTGATATCAAGAAGCAATCTAAATGAATTGCATAAG GTTCTTGAAGAAAATGAGCAGTCATGTTTGGACCTATTGCATGCAAATACTGATGGTGTAATACTGACAAAGCGGA AAGCTGAGAAGGTTGTTGGCTGGGCTAAAAACCATTACTTATCATCTTGCACACTTCCTTCCATAAGAGGGGAAAGATTATGTCTGCCTCGTGAAAG TGTTGAAATTGCAGTTTTGAGGTTGAAGGAGCAAGAAACAATATCTCGAAAGCCTGCACAAAACTTGAAG AACCTTGCAAAGGATGACTATGAAAGCAACTTTGTTTCAGCAGTGGTACCACCTGGTGAAGTTGGTGTCAAATTTGATGATATAGGTGCTCTTGAAGATGTGAAGAAAGCATTGAATGAACTTGTCATTCTTCCAATGAGGAGGCCAGAACTTTTTTCTCATGGAAATTTGTTGAGG CCTTGCAAAGGGATATTACTTTTTGGTCCTCCTGGAACTGGGAAAACCCTTCTTGCTAAGGCACTGGCAACAGAAGCAGGAGCAAACTTTATCAGCATAACTGGTTCAACTCTTACATCGAAG TGGTTTGGAGATGCTGAAAAGCTTACCAAGGCCCTCTTCTCCTTTGCTAGCAAGCTGGCACCGGTCATTATATTTGTTGACGAG GTTGATAGTTTGCTGGGTGCTCGTGGTGGTTCTTTTGAGCATGAAGCAACTAGGAGAATGAGAAATGAGTTCATGGCAGCTTGGGATGGATTAAGGTCAAAAGATAGCCAAAGAATTCTCATCCTTGGGGCCACAAATAGGCCATTTGATCTTGATGATGCTGTTATTCGCCGCTTACCAAGAAG GGTATATGTTGACCTACCAGATGCTGGAAACCGTAAGAAGATACTGAAAATATTTCTTGCACAAGAGAATTTAGGACCCAACTTCTCATTGGACGAACTTGCAAATGCTACTGAGGGGTATTCTGGCAGTGATCTGAAG AACCTATGTATAGCTGCAGCATACAGGCCAGTGCAAGAACTtctagaagaagaaaagaag GGTGGCAAAAATGATGCAGCTGCATTATTAAGGCCCCTTAATGTGGATGACTTCATCCAGTCAAAAGCTAAG GTGGGTCCATCTGTTGCTTATGATGCTACAAGCATGAATGAGCTGAGAAAATGGAACGAACAGTATGGAGAAGGTGGAAGCAGAAGGAAGTCACCTTTTGGTTTCTGA
- the LOC18608511 gene encoding glutamine synthetase cytosolic isozyme 1, with amino-acid sequence MALLSDLINLDLSNTTEKIIAEYIWIGGSGMDLRSKARTLPGPVTDPAKLPKWNYDGSSTDQAPGDDSEVILYPQAVFKDPFRRGNNILVMCDAYTPAGDPIPTNKRFNAAKIFNHPAVAAEEPWYGIEQEYTLLQKDVKWPLGWPVGGFPGPQGPYYCGVGADKSFGRDIVDSHYKACLYAGINISGINGEVMPGQWEFQVGPSVGISAGDQLWVARYILERITEVAGAVLSFDPKPIQGDWNGAGAHTNYSTKSMRNDGGIHVIKKAIEKLGLRHKEHIAAYGEGNERRLTGRHETADINSFSWGVANRGASIRVGRDTEKAGKGYFEDRRPASNMDPYVVTSMIAETTMLWKP; translated from the exons ATGGCTCTCCTCAGTGATCTCATCAACCTCGACCTCAGTAATACCACTGAAAAGATCATAGCTGAATATATTTG GATCGGCGGATCAGGCATGGACTTGAGGAGCAAAGCAAGG ACTTTGCCTGGACCAGTGACCGACCCTGCAAAACTCCCCAAATGGAACTACGATGGTTCCAGCACAGACCAGGCTCCTGGAGACGATAGCGAAGTCATCCTGTA CCCTCAAGCGGTATTCAAGGATCCCTTTAGAAGAGGAAACAACATCTTG GTGATGTGCGATGCTTACACGCCAGCCGGCGACCCGATTCCCACCAATAAGCGATTCAATGCTGCCAAGATCTTTAACCACCCGGCCGTTGCTGCTGAGGAGCCATG GTATGGGATTGAGCAAGAGTACACTCTCCTTCAGAAGGACGTTAAGTGGCCTCTTGGATGGCCTGTTGGAGGATTTCCCGGACCACAG GGCCCCTATTACTGTGGTGTAGGAGCTGACAAGTCCTTTGGCCGAGACATTGTGGACTCCCATTACAAGGCTTGCCTTTATGCTGGCATTAACATCAGTGGAATCAATGGGGAGGTGATGCCTGGTCAG TGGGAATTTCAAGTAGGACCATCTGTTGGGATTTCTGCGGGAGATCAATTGTGGGTTGCCCGATACATTCTCGAG CGAATCACTGAAGTTGCTGGAGCGGTTCTTTCTTTCGACCCCAAACCAATACAG GGTGACTGGAACGGTGCAGGGGCTCACACCAACTACAG CACAAAGTCCATGAGAAATGATGGCGGCATCCATGTGATCAAGAAGGCCATTGAGAAGCTCGGTTTGCGCCACAAGGAGCACATTGCTGCCTATGGAGAGGGTAACGAGAGACGCCTAACAGGTCGTCATGAGACTGCGGATATCAATTCATTCTCCTGG GGTGTTGCAAACAGGGGAGCCTCCATCCGGGTTGGCCGTGACACTGAGAAAGCTGGAAAAG GTTACTTCGAAGACAGAAGGCCAGCATCCAACATGGATCCCTACGTTGTGACATCAATGATCGCTGAAACCACCATGCTCTGGAAGCCTTAG
- the LOC18608512 gene encoding uncharacterized protein LOC18608512 isoform X2, which yields MYARRIWGRSQRWGLVFQQWKHVIRPHFQDHACYRSLNGPYAVGTGCRDGSLIRKNLSDSSYARGSASAFTYTGLYGRSAPCFSNHQLRVYSSKGDGRNASEDNYRPVNDGVNFDKGKTWREKVGENVKPCDAHAQLGEQDQKEWLSNEKLSIESKKKESPFLTRREKFKNEFLRRIVPWEKIHVSWETFPYYIHENTKNILVECVASHLKHKNLTTSYGARLASSSGRILLQSVPGTELYRERLVRALARELQVPFLVLDSSVLAPYDFGDDCSSESESDDDNLESAVECTSESEIEDENDASNEEDWTSSNETRTDCSDVDEVQATAEAALKKLVPYNLEEFEKRVSGESESSSESSKSEAGESADKSKWLLKKGDRVKYIGPDVQIEADRRPLASGQRGEVYEVDGDRVAVILDISSNNKAKEEEKDEKSTKNSTSPPVYWIDVKDIEHDRDTQAEDCYIAMEALCEVLHSMQPLIVYFQDSSQWLSRAVPKSNRKEFVCRVREMFDNLSGPVVLICGQNKVETGSKEKEKFTMILPNFGRLAKLPLPLKRLTEGLKVTKRSDDDELYKLFTNVLCIHPPKEEDLLRIFNKQLDEDRRIVISRSNLNELHKVLEENEQSCLDLLHANTDGVILTKRKAEKVVGWAKNHYLSSCTLPSIRGERLCLPRESVEIAVLRLKEQETISRKPAQNLKNLAKDDYESNFVSAVVPPGEVGVKFDDIGALEDVKKALNELVILPMRRPELFSHGNLLRPCKGILLFGPPGTGKTLLAKALATEAGANFISITGSTLTSKWFGDAEKLTKALFSFASKLAPVIIFVDEVDSLLGARGGSFEHEATRRMRNEFMAAWDGLRSKDSQRILILGATNRPFDLDDAVIRRLPRRVYVDLPDAGNRKKILKIFLAQENLGPNFSLDELANATEGYSGSDLKNLCIAAAYRPVQELLEEEKKGGKNDAAALLRPLNVDDFIQSKAKVGPSVAYDATSMNELRKWNEQYGEGGSRRKSPFGF from the exons ATGTATGCTAGAAGAATATGGGGTAGAAGCCAGAGATGGGGTTTAGTGTTTCAACAGTGGAAACATGTAATTAGGCCACATTTCCAGGATCATGCTTGTTATCGATCTTTGAATGGCCCATATGCAGTGGGGACTGGTTGTCGGGATGGTAGTTTGATTAGAAAAAATCTTTCGGATTCATCTTATGCCCGAGGTAGTGCTTCTGCGTTTACATATACGGGATTGTATGGAAGGTCTGCTCCATGTTTTAGTAACCATCAGTTACGTGTGTATAGTTCCAAAGGTGATGGAAGGAATGCTAGTGAGGATAATTATAGACCTGTGAATGATGGGGTTAACTTTGATAAAGGAAAGACTTGGCGGGAAAAGGTCGGGGAGAATGTGAAGCCTTGTGATGCACATGCTCAGCTTGGGGAACAGGATCAAAAGGAATGGCTCAGTAATGAAAAGCTTTCTATAGAGAGTAAGAAGAAGGAATCACCATTTTTGACCAGACGTGAGAAGTTTAAAAATGAGTTCTTGCGCAGGATTGTGCCTTGGGAGAAAATACATGTTTCTTGGGAAACATTTCCCTATTACATTCA TGAGAataccaaaaatattttggttgaATGTGTTGCTTCCCAtttgaaacataaaaatttaactacTTCTTATGGTGCTCGATTGGCATCTTCAAGTGGGAGGATATTGCTTCAGAGTGTTCCAG GCACTGAACTTTATCGCGAGAGATTAGTTAGGGCACTAGCACGAGAGTTACAAGTGCCATTTTTGGTGCTTGATAGCAGTGTTCTTGCTCCATAT gATTTTGGTGATGATTGCTCGTCTGAGTCTGAATCAGATGATGATAACCTGGAATCTGCAGTAGAGTGTACTTCAGAGTCAGAGATTGAGGATGAGAATGATGCAAGTAATGAGGAAGACTGGACAAGCAGCAATGAGACAAGAACAGACTGTAGTGATGTGGATGAAGTGCAGGCAACTGCTGAAGCAGCCCTTAAGAAACTTGTCCCCTACAACcttgaagagtttgagaag AGGGTATCTGGAGAATCTGAGAGTTCCTCTGAATCTTCAAAGTCTGAGGCTGGTGAATCTGCTGATAAATCCAAGTGGCTGCTTAAGAAAG GGGACCGGGTGAAGTATATTGGACCTGATGTGCAGATTGAAGCTGACAGAAG ACCATTAGCTAGTGGTCAACGTGGGGAGGTATATGAGGTGGATGGAGACAGAGTTGCTGTCATTTTGGACATTAGTAGCAATAACaaagcaaaagaagaagaaaaggatgAGAAATCCACGAAGAATTCTACAAGCCCACCAGTTTATTGGATAGATG TTAAGGACATTGAGCATGATCGTGATACTCAGGCAGAGGACTGCTACATTGCCATGGAAGCTTTATGCGAG GTTTTGCATTCCATGCAACCTCTTATTGTATATTTTCAAGATTCTTCACAATGGTTGTCTAGGGCGGTTCCCAAGTCAAATCGTAAGGAGTTTGTCTGCAGGGTTCGTGAAATGTTTGACAACTTATCTGGTCCTGTTGTTTTGATTTGCGGGCAGAACAAAGTTGAAACAGGCTcaaaggagaaagagaaattt ACGATGATACTCCCAAATTTTGGTCGCCTTGCAAAACTG CCTCTCCCTTTGAAGCGCCTTACTGAGGGACTTAAAGTGACCAAGAGGTCGGATGATGATGAACTATATAAGCTCTTCACTAATGTTTTGTGTATTCATCCTCCTAAG GAGGAAGATCTCCTTAGAATATTTAATAAACAACTTGACGAGGACCGGCGAATTGTGATATCAAGAAGCAATCTAAATGAATTGCATAAG GTTCTTGAAGAAAATGAGCAGTCATGTTTGGACCTATTGCATGCAAATACTGATGGTGTAATACTGACAAAGCGGA AAGCTGAGAAGGTTGTTGGCTGGGCTAAAAACCATTACTTATCATCTTGCACACTTCCTTCCATAAGAGGGGAAAGATTATGTCTGCCTCGTGAAAG TGTTGAAATTGCAGTTTTGAGGTTGAAGGAGCAAGAAACAATATCTCGAAAGCCTGCACAAAACTTGAAG AACCTTGCAAAGGATGACTATGAAAGCAACTTTGTTTCAGCAGTGGTACCACCTGGTGAAGTTGGTGTCAAATTTGATGATATAGGTGCTCTTGAAGATGTGAAGAAAGCATTGAATGAACTTGTCATTCTTCCAATGAGGAGGCCAGAACTTTTTTCTCATGGAAATTTGTTGAGG CCTTGCAAAGGGATATTACTTTTTGGTCCTCCTGGAACTGGGAAAACCCTTCTTGCTAAGGCACTGGCAACAGAAGCAGGAGCAAACTTTATCAGCATAACTGGTTCAACTCTTACATCGAAG TGGTTTGGAGATGCTGAAAAGCTTACCAAGGCCCTCTTCTCCTTTGCTAGCAAGCTGGCACCGGTCATTATATTTGTTGACGAG GTTGATAGTTTGCTGGGTGCTCGTGGTGGTTCTTTTGAGCATGAAGCAACTAGGAGAATGAGAAATGAGTTCATGGCAGCTTGGGATGGATTAAGGTCAAAAGATAGCCAAAGAATTCTCATCCTTGGGGCCACAAATAGGCCATTTGATCTTGATGATGCTGTTATTCGCCGCTTACCAAGAAG GGTATATGTTGACCTACCAGATGCTGGAAACCGTAAGAAGATACTGAAAATATTTCTTGCACAAGAGAATTTAGGACCCAACTTCTCATTGGACGAACTTGCAAATGCTACTGAGGGGTATTCTGGCAGTGATCTGAAG AACCTATGTATAGCTGCAGCATACAGGCCAGTGCAAGAACTtctagaagaagaaaagaag GGTGGCAAAAATGATGCAGCTGCATTATTAAGGCCCCTTAATGTGGATGACTTCATCCAGTCAAAAGCTAAG GTGGGTCCATCTGTTGCTTATGATGCTACAAGCATGAATGAGCTGAGAAAATGGAACGAACAGTATGGAGAAGGTGGAAGCAGAAGGAAGTCACCTTTTGGTTTCTGA